A single region of the Prochlorococcus marinus str. MIT 0917 genome encodes:
- a CDS encoding class I SAM-dependent methyltransferase produces the protein MLKNHYLRTTCRQCNSRDLTLAIKIKETPPANSFVKESEIALNQPLYPLNVYFCNECKHLQLVDVINPEYLYKNYLYVSGTSNVFVKHFNDYFQSIKENYFKNGLIIDIGSNDGTLLRFFQDDGFKVLGIEPAKKIATEALNKGIPTLIDFFSNDLSKEVLKNYGSASVITANNVFAHIDNPKSFLKGIKTLIKDSKGIFIIEVSYLLDVIKDNLFDTIYHEHLDYHSIISLNRFLNENGFEIFNVEHVDSHGGSVRIFIQLKNGQFDISNSVLEFVTKEMESGLDKIDTYLNFANKINHIGRELKTLLKSLKSKGKTIVGYGAPAKATTLMYHFDIGPEILSYIIDDSKWKQNLYTPGMHIPIVSKTFLKEKKPDYILILAWNFSSSIIKNNIDFQNKGGKFIIPLPNIEVI, from the coding sequence ATGCTTAAAAATCATTATTTAAGAACTACCTGCAGGCAATGTAACTCTAGAGATCTGACATTAGCGATAAAGATTAAAGAAACACCTCCTGCAAATTCATTTGTAAAAGAATCAGAAATAGCTTTAAATCAGCCTTTATACCCATTAAATGTCTATTTTTGTAATGAATGCAAGCATTTACAATTAGTTGATGTAATAAACCCAGAATATCTTTATAAAAACTATCTTTATGTTTCAGGAACTTCTAATGTATTTGTTAAGCATTTTAATGATTATTTTCAATCAATAAAAGAAAATTATTTTAAAAATGGATTAATAATTGATATTGGATCTAATGATGGAACGTTATTGAGATTTTTTCAAGACGATGGATTTAAAGTATTAGGAATAGAACCTGCAAAAAAAATCGCAACCGAAGCTCTAAATAAAGGGATACCTACATTGATTGATTTTTTTAGTAATGATTTATCTAAAGAAGTTTTAAAAAACTATGGTTCAGCATCAGTAATTACAGCAAACAACGTTTTTGCCCATATTGATAATCCTAAATCATTTTTGAAAGGTATTAAAACTTTGATTAAAGATAGTAAAGGTATTTTTATAATTGAAGTTTCATACCTTCTAGATGTCATAAAGGACAATTTATTTGATACTATTTATCATGAGCACTTAGATTACCATTCAATAATTTCATTAAATAGATTTTTAAATGAAAATGGTTTTGAAATTTTTAATGTAGAGCATGTAGATTCTCATGGAGGCTCAGTAAGAATATTTATTCAACTAAAGAATGGTCAATTTGATATTTCCAATTCAGTTTTGGAGTTTGTAACTAAAGAAATGGAATCAGGTCTAGATAAAATTGATACTTATCTAAACTTTGCCAATAAAATAAATCATATTGGCAGGGAACTTAAAACTTTGCTTAAATCATTAAAATCAAAAGGTAAAACAATTGTTGGTTATGGAGCTCCAGCAAAAGCTACGACTTTAATGTATCACTTTGATATTGGTCCTGAAATCTTAAGCTATATAATTGACGACAGTAAATGGAAGCAGAATTTATATACGCCCGGTATGCATATACCTATAGTTTCTAAGACTTTTCTCAAAGAAAAGAAACCAGATTATATTCTTATTTTAGCTTGGAATTTTTCATCATCAATAATAAAGAATAATATTGACTTTCAGAATAAAGGCGGAAAATTTATTATTCCATTACCAAATATAGAAGTAATTTAG
- a CDS encoding Gfo/Idh/MocA family protein translates to MKKKKKNEDDLPEIGLIGLGRWGKNMLAACQNISCLKLKCVASKNPDAKELIPKDCEIYLDWREMITYQELDGVIICTPPNTHLEIAQNFIKARIPILIEKPLTLNLNEAKSIYKIAKYYNSLVVTDFIHLFNYKFKALKDSLKLIGDIKYILTKAGNFGPYRKDTPVLWDWGAHDLSMLISLMGQSPNKISTKKIRENKTRKENESIWQINCSFDNQIESSTLIGNMMPRCRKMGVLGSNGMLVFDDIETTPLKFYKNWTCRNFPSKGGISIPVLEEKEPVQLVIESFLDLINNDINHHWSLSLGVEICRLLKESSI, encoded by the coding sequence ATGAAAAAGAAGAAAAAAAATGAAGATGATTTACCTGAAATAGGCTTAATTGGATTAGGTCGTTGGGGTAAAAATATGCTAGCCGCATGCCAAAACATATCGTGCTTGAAGTTGAAATGTGTAGCAAGCAAAAATCCAGATGCCAAAGAATTAATTCCAAAAGATTGTGAAATTTACTTGGACTGGCGTGAAATGATTACTTACCAGGAATTAGATGGGGTAATTATATGCACACCACCAAATACCCATTTAGAGATTGCACAAAATTTTATAAAAGCCAGAATTCCAATTCTTATTGAGAAGCCTTTAACACTTAATCTAAATGAAGCCAAATCTATTTACAAAATAGCTAAATATTACAATAGTCTAGTTGTGACTGACTTTATACATTTATTTAATTACAAATTCAAAGCCTTAAAAGATTCATTAAAGCTAATTGGTGATATCAAATATATATTAACAAAAGCAGGTAATTTTGGCCCCTATAGAAAAGATACTCCTGTTCTATGGGATTGGGGTGCTCATGATTTGTCAATGTTGATTAGTTTAATGGGACAATCTCCTAACAAAATATCTACAAAAAAAATTAGAGAAAATAAAACTAGAAAAGAAAATGAATCAATATGGCAGATAAATTGTAGCTTTGATAATCAAATTGAATCGAGTACCTTAATAGGCAACATGATGCCTAGATGCAGAAAAATGGGGGTTTTAGGGTCTAATGGAATGCTTGTTTTTGATGATATAGAAACTACTCCTTTAAAGTTTTATAAAAATTGGACCTGCCGTAATTTTCCAAGCAAGGGAGGTATATCAATCCCAGTCTTAGAAGAGAAGGAACCAGTTCAATTAGTTATAGAATCATTTTTAGATTTAATAAACAATGATATAAATCATCATTGGAGTTTATCACTAGGGGTAGAAATTTGTAGACTTTTAAAAGAATCCTCGATATAG
- a CDS encoding NAD-dependent epimerase/dehydratase family protein, with product MKKILLTGSNGFLGTHILSKIINSNQFDSITNITGIDNFISSNKSNVYTTSSKYNFIEADLIKFDFDQLQEFDTVIHLASLASPFYYNKYPLETVDIGTTVTRKLLEKCKEWNARFIFFSSSEIYGNPSPDNIPTKEEYKGYVSCQGSRSCYDESKRLGETLCYIYNKKYNINTNIIRPFNIYGPGMSIYTDYRMIPNLMKSALRMQTFNIYGNGNQTRTFCYYTDAIEGIIKVIKNGVYGETYNIGNDKPEISMIDLVKLFRKTINIDLSYKITPYPEYYPDDEPLRRLASIEKAREHLNFHPKVTLEAGLTKTWKWALKN from the coding sequence ATGAAAAAAATTCTTCTGACAGGGTCAAATGGATTCTTAGGGACACATATTTTATCTAAAATTATAAATTCAAATCAATTCGATTCGATTACTAATATCACAGGGATAGATAACTTCATTAGTTCTAATAAATCAAATGTTTATACAACTAGTTCTAAATATAACTTTATCGAAGCTGATTTAATTAAATTCGACTTCGATCAACTACAAGAATTTGATACTGTTATTCACTTGGCTAGCTTGGCTAGCCCTTTCTACTATAATAAGTATCCTCTTGAGACAGTAGACATAGGTACAACAGTTACACGGAAGTTACTAGAAAAATGTAAAGAGTGGAACGCAAGATTCATATTCTTCTCTTCATCCGAAATTTATGGTAACCCGTCTCCAGATAATATACCTACGAAAGAAGAATATAAAGGATATGTTTCATGTCAAGGATCAAGATCTTGTTATGACGAAAGCAAAAGGCTCGGAGAGACTTTGTGCTATATATATAATAAAAAATACAATATAAATACTAATATAATTAGACCTTTTAACATTTATGGTCCAGGCATGTCTATTTATACAGATTATAGAATGATTCCAAATTTAATGAAATCTGCACTTAGAATGCAGACATTTAATATATATGGTAATGGTAATCAGACAAGAACTTTTTGTTATTATACAGATGCAATTGAGGGGATAATTAAAGTTATAAAAAATGGGGTTTATGGTGAAACCTATAATATTGGTAATGACAAACCTGAAATATCAATGATAGATTTAGTTAAATTATTTCGCAAAACAATTAATATAGATCTAAGTTATAAAATAACTCCATATCCAGAATATTATCCTGATGATGAACCGCTAAGAAGGCTTGCATCAATTGAGAAAGCAAGAGAACATTTAAACTTCCATCCAAAAGTAACTTTAGAAGCGGGTCTGACTAAAACATGGAAGTGGGCTTTAAAGAATTAA